Proteins encoded in a region of the Drosophila gunungcola strain Sukarami chromosome 3L unlocalized genomic scaffold, Dgunungcola_SK_2 000005F, whole genome shotgun sequence genome:
- the LOC128259478 gene encoding putative neutral sphingomyelinase: MLLLELNILTLNIWGIPYVSSDRGPRIDAICKELATGKYDIVSLQEVWAQQDSERLQKGTEDVLPHSHYFHSGVMGAGLLVLSKYPILGTLFHAWSVNGYFHRIQHADWFGGKGVGLCRILVGSQMVHLYNAHLHAEYDNANDEYKTHRVIQAFDTAQFIEATRGNSALQILAGDLNAQPQDISYKVLLYTSKMLDSCASDSFRTNECQHNSYTSKQARERNPQGIRIDHIFVRGGDHVNAEIVEYKLPFPERVPGEKFSFSDHEAVLAHIRLSKLTERRAEEPVATIEVNCQVAENDGESCVVRELGAGDAQAGEEEQQHPEIQCNGSSSTSIQTIPAARTAALHEALALCDASLLQLNTDRILYYSAATFLFVLLVLLVEFTAPVGMRTIFLLLKFIVFGVIIFCVFMASIWNYMERNGVLQGKKSMEVMLFSYQKYEYFY, from the exons ATGTTGCTGTTGGAGCTGAACATTCTGACCCTCAATATTTG GGGCATTCCGTATGTGTCTAGTGATCGCGGGCCGCGAATCGATGCCATCTGCAAGGAGCTGGCCACCGGGAAGTATGACATTGTGTCCCTGCAGGAGGTGTGGGCCCAGCAGGACAGCGAGCGGCTGCAGAAGGGCACGGAGGATGTCCTGCCCCACAGTCACTACTTTCACAGCGGGGTAATGGGCGCTGGTCTGCTGGTGCTCTCCAAATACCCCATCCTGGGCACGCTGTTCCATGCGTGGTCCGTCAACGGCTACTTTCATCGCATCCAGCATGCGGATTGGTTCGGCGGCAAGGGTGTGGGCCTGTGCCGCATCCTGGTCGGTAGCCAAATGGTCCACCTCTACAATGCGCACCTGCATGCGGAGTATGACAATGCCAACGATGAGTACAAGACGCACCGCGTCATCCAGGCCTTCGACACTGCTCAATTTATCGAGGCCACCAGGGGCAATTCGGCACTGCAGATCCTCGCGGGTGATCTGAATGCCCAGCCGCAGGATATCTCCTACAAGGTGCTGCTCTACACCTCCAAAATGCTCGACAGCTGCGCCTCGGACTCCTTTCGCACCAACGAATGCCAACACAACTCGTACACATCCAAGCAGGCGCGGGAGCGGAATCCTCAAGGCATACGGATTGATCACATCTTTGTGAGAGGAGGAGATCATGTGAATGCGGAGATAGTGGAGTACAAGCTGCCATTTCCAGAACGTGTGCCCGGCGAGAAGTTCAGCTTCTCGGATCACGAGGCCGTGTTGGCCCACATAAGGTTATCCAAGCTGACGGAGAGGAGAGCGGAGGAGCCAGTGGCCACGATCGAAGTGAACTGCCAGGTGGCGGAGAATGATGGCGAAAGCTGTGTTGTAAGGGAACTGGGAGCGGGCGATGCTCAGGCAGGAGAGGAAGAGCAGCAGCACCCGGAGATCCAGTGCAATGGCTCCAGCTCCACTTCCATCCAGACCATACCCGCCGCCCGAACTGCCGCCCTTCACGAAGCTCTGGCCCTGTGCGATGCTTCCCTTCTCCAACTTAACACGGATCGCATTCTGTACTACAGTGCAGCCACCTTCCTGTTCGTCCTCCTCGTTCTGCTGGTGGAGTTCACCGCCCCCGTGGGCATGCGCACCATCTTTCTGCTGCTCAAGTTCATCGTGTTTGGCGTGATTATTTTCTGCGTCTTCATGGCCTCCATTTGGAACTATATGGAGAGGAATGGGGTGCTGCAGGGCAAGAAATCGATGGAGGTGATGCTGTTCTCGTACCAGAAGTACGAGTACTTCTACTGA
- the LOC128259381 gene encoding 60S ribosomal protein L28, producing MATSSHLNWLIIRNNNAFLLKKRDVAKPFSTEPNNLASVSSYRYSGIVHKKTVGVVPAADKKGFTAVLKKGKYAQRPAKNTVRVDFKAGPRRSLKKLKNLLIGSKYRKDLTQAALRRASAVLRSQKPAPVKGKKAELAKGKKPE from the exons ATGGCAACCTCTTCGCACCTCAATTGGTTGATCATTCGCAACAACAACGCCTTCTTGTTGAAGAAGCGCGATGTTGCCAAGCCCTTCAGCACA GAGCCAAACAACTTGGCCAGCGTGAGCTCGTACCGCTACAGCGGAATCGTGCACAAGAAGACCGTGGGAGTCGTGCCCGCCGCCGACAAGAAGGGCTTCACCGCTGTGCTGAAGAAGGGCAAATATGCCCAGCGTCCCGCCAAGAACACCGTGCGTGTTGACTTCAAGGCCGGCCCCCGCCGTTCCCTGAAGAAGCTGAAGAACCTGCTCATCGGCTCCAAATACCGCAAGGACCTGACACAG GCTGCCCTCCGCCGTGCTTCTGCTGTCCTGCGCTCCCAGAAGCCCGCCCCCGTCAAGGGAAAGAAGGCCGAGCTCGCTAAGGGAAAGAAGCCCGAATAA
- the LOC128259385 gene encoding eukaryotic translation initiation factor eIF1, which produces MSIQNLNTRDPFADAIKGNDDDIQDGLVHIRIQQRNGRKTLTTVQGLSAEYDLKKIVRSCKKEFACNGTVIEHPEYGEVLQLQGDQRENICQWLTKVGLAKPDQLKVHGF; this is translated from the exons ATGTCCATCCAGAATTTAAACACTCGTG ACCCCTTTGCTGATGCAATCAAGGGCAATGATGATGATATTCAAGACGGGCTAGTGCACATAAGAATCCAGCAGAGGAACGGTCGCAAGACGCTAACCACTGTTCAGGGCCTGTCCGCGGAGTATGACTTGAAGAAGATAGTCCGCTCCTGCAAGAAG GAATTCGCATGCAATGGCACTGTAATCGAGCACCCAGAGTATGGTGAGGtcctgcagctccagggcgaTCAGCGTGAGAACATCTGTCAATGGTTGACGAAGGTGGGACTAGCTAAGCCGGATCAGCTCAAGGTGCACGGCTTCTAG